One genomic region from Pseudoduganella lutea encodes:
- a CDS encoding CmpA/NrtA family ABC transporter substrate-binding protein: MQIEKTTVNIGFNPLTDCASVVMASMLGFDEKHGIRIVLSRETSWAGVRDKLMTGELDAAHALYGLVYGTQLGIGAQPRDMAVLMNLNRNGQAITLSRRLAEQGATDGASLATLMARDVGEPRRKYVFAQTFPTGTHAMWLYYWLAAHGIHPMQDVRAITVPPSQMVYNLAEGHMDGFCAGDPWGHQAVIDGVGVTAAASQEIWPDHPEKVLGASLDFVQAHPNTCRALIAAVLEASRWIDASDENRRATAEIIAAVPFVNTDKAAILPRMLGRYDNGIGREWQDEHPMCFHQDGQANYPWLSDGMWFMTQFRRWGLLKTDPDYQAVAQSVTQLRLYREAAELAGVAVPAGVLRSSTLVDGHTWDGTDPARYAASFAIHQR, translated from the coding sequence ATGCAAATCGAAAAAACAACCGTCAACATAGGCTTCAACCCGCTGACCGACTGCGCCTCGGTCGTCATGGCATCGATGCTGGGCTTCGACGAGAAGCACGGCATCCGCATCGTGCTGTCCCGCGAAACGTCGTGGGCCGGCGTGCGCGACAAGCTGATGACCGGCGAACTCGATGCCGCGCACGCCCTGTATGGCCTTGTCTACGGCACCCAGCTGGGCATCGGCGCGCAGCCGCGCGACATGGCCGTGCTGATGAACCTGAACCGCAACGGGCAGGCCATCACGCTGTCGCGCCGCCTGGCGGAGCAGGGCGCCACCGATGGCGCGTCGCTGGCCACGTTGATGGCCAGGGACGTTGGCGAGCCCCGGCGCAAGTATGTCTTTGCCCAGACTTTCCCGACCGGCACGCATGCGATGTGGCTGTATTACTGGCTCGCCGCCCATGGCATCCATCCCATGCAGGACGTGCGGGCGATCACCGTGCCGCCATCGCAGATGGTCTACAACCTGGCCGAGGGCCATATGGACGGCTTCTGCGCCGGCGATCCCTGGGGCCACCAGGCCGTCATCGACGGCGTCGGCGTCACCGCCGCGGCCAGCCAGGAGATCTGGCCCGACCACCCCGAGAAAGTGCTGGGTGCCTCCCTCGACTTCGTCCAGGCGCACCCGAACACGTGCCGCGCGCTGATCGCCGCCGTGCTGGAGGCCAGCCGGTGGATCGACGCGAGCGATGAAAACCGCCGCGCCACGGCCGAAATCATCGCCGCCGTGCCGTTCGTGAACACCGACAAGGCGGCGATCCTGCCCCGCATGCTGGGCCGCTACGACAATGGCATCGGCCGCGAGTGGCAAGACGAGCACCCCATGTGCTTCCACCAGGATGGCCAGGCGAACTACCCGTGGCTGTCGGACGGCATGTGGTTCATGACCCAGTTCCGCCGCTGGGGGCTGCTGAAAACCGACCCGGATTACCAGGCGGTGGCGCAGTCCGTCACCCAGCTGCGGCTGTACCGCGAGGCGGCCGAATTGGCCGGCGTGGCAGTGCCGGCCGGCGTGCTGCGCAGCTCGACGCTGGTCGATGGCCACACCTGGGATGGCACGGACCCGGCCCGCTACGCGGCCTCCTTTGCCATCCACCAGCGCTGA
- a CDS encoding ABC transporter permease — protein MSNLAPPIRQEFQYDLAPAAPASLQRRLPLVQRLWQQGWLRKTVVLAVLALLWELAARWQDNDLLLPTFVQTARAFFEGLANGELVEKIHVSLTVLVQGYVAGIALAFVLTALAVSTRLGRDLLETLVAMFNPLPAIALLPLAMLWLGLGNASLVFVIVHAVLWPLALGTYAGFQSVPATLRMAGRNYGLGGLPFVIQILVPAALPAIVSGLKIGWAFAWRTLIAAELVFGASSGKGGLGWYIFQNRNELYTDKVFAGLAAVILIGLAVEHLLFAALERTTVQKWGMRSNS, from the coding sequence CTCCCGCTGGTGCAGCGCCTGTGGCAGCAGGGCTGGCTGCGCAAGACCGTGGTGCTCGCGGTGCTGGCGCTGCTGTGGGAACTGGCCGCGCGCTGGCAGGACAACGACCTGCTGTTGCCCACGTTCGTGCAGACGGCGCGCGCTTTCTTCGAAGGCCTCGCCAACGGCGAGCTGGTCGAGAAAATCCACGTTTCGCTGACCGTGCTGGTGCAGGGCTACGTGGCCGGCATCGCCCTGGCGTTCGTGCTGACCGCGCTGGCCGTCTCCACGCGCCTGGGTCGCGACCTGCTGGAAACGCTCGTCGCCATGTTCAATCCGCTGCCGGCCATCGCGCTGCTGCCACTGGCCATGTTGTGGCTGGGCCTCGGCAACGCCAGCCTCGTGTTCGTCATCGTGCATGCGGTGCTCTGGCCGCTCGCGCTGGGCACCTACGCCGGCTTCCAGTCCGTGCCGGCCACGCTGCGCATGGCGGGCCGCAATTATGGGCTCGGCGGGCTGCCGTTCGTCATCCAGATCCTGGTGCCCGCTGCGCTGCCGGCGATCGTGTCCGGACTGAAGATCGGCTGGGCCTTTGCTTGGCGCACGCTGATCGCCGCGGAACTTGTGTTCGGCGCCTCGTCCGGCAAGGGTGGCCTGGGCTGGTACATCTTCCAGAACCGCAACGAGCTGTATACGGACAAGGTCTTTGCCGGCCTGGCGGCCGTGATCCTGATCGGGCTCGCCGTCGAACACCTGCTGTTCGCCGCGCTCGAGCGCACTACCGTGCAGAAGTGGGGCATGCGTTCAAATAGTTGA
- a CDS encoding MFS transporter — protein sequence MTSDLTRKADSIKLFSLATPQMRAFHLAWLAFFACFFAWFACAPLMPVIKGEFGLTAAQIANINIAAVAITIVVRMIIGPMCDRYGPRKAHTALLIFGSIPVFGVAASQSYESFLFFRMLIGAIGASFVITQYHTSVMFGPRVVGTANAATAGWGNAGGGVTQATMPLILAAILMLGVSETMGWRLALIVPGVLMIVVGALYWKFTQDCPQGNYAELRKAGIELEGGKKGGWESFKLAAANYRVWLLFITYGACFGVELFIHNVAATYYVDQFDMSLKQAGLAAGSFGLLALFARALGGIVSDKMALRGSLNARVTLLFILMLGEGAGLIWFAKADTATVAIFAMLSFGMCVHMACGATYALVPFIDKRALGGVTGIIGAGGNVGAVAAGFLMKGVGSTQQTLSILGFLVLISAACAIALRFSAATNEEHALARAAA from the coding sequence ATGACCAGCGACCTGACCCGCAAAGCTGACAGCATCAAGCTCTTCTCGCTTGCCACGCCGCAGATGCGTGCATTCCACCTGGCGTGGCTGGCGTTCTTCGCCTGCTTCTTCGCCTGGTTCGCCTGCGCCCCGCTGATGCCGGTGATCAAAGGCGAATTCGGCCTGACGGCCGCACAAATCGCCAACATCAACATCGCCGCAGTGGCGATCACGATCGTGGTGCGCATGATCATCGGTCCGATGTGCGACCGTTACGGCCCACGCAAGGCCCACACCGCGCTGCTGATCTTCGGCTCGATCCCCGTGTTTGGCGTGGCCGCATCGCAAAGCTACGAGAGCTTCCTGTTCTTCCGCATGCTGATCGGTGCGATCGGCGCCAGCTTCGTCATCACCCAGTACCACACGTCGGTGATGTTCGGCCCGCGCGTGGTGGGTACCGCCAACGCGGCCACCGCGGGCTGGGGCAATGCGGGCGGCGGTGTCACGCAAGCCACCATGCCGCTGATCCTGGCCGCGATCCTGATGCTGGGCGTGTCGGAAACGATGGGCTGGCGCCTCGCGCTGATCGTGCCGGGCGTGCTGATGATCGTCGTGGGCGCGCTGTACTGGAAGTTCACGCAGGATTGCCCGCAAGGTAACTACGCCGAGCTGCGCAAGGCGGGCATCGAACTTGAAGGCGGCAAGAAGGGCGGCTGGGAAAGCTTCAAGCTGGCCGCCGCGAACTATCGCGTCTGGCTGCTGTTCATCACGTATGGCGCCTGCTTCGGCGTGGAACTGTTCATCCACAACGTGGCCGCCACCTACTACGTCGACCAGTTCGACATGTCGCTGAAACAGGCCGGCCTGGCCGCCGGCAGCTTCGGCCTGCTGGCACTGTTTGCCCGTGCCCTGGGCGGCATCGTGTCCGACAAGATGGCCCTGCGCGGCAGCCTGAATGCCCGCGTCACGCTGCTGTTCATCCTGATGCTGGGCGAAGGCGCTGGCCTGATCTGGTTCGCCAAGGCCGATACCGCCACGGTCGCCATCTTCGCCATGCTGTCCTTCGGCATGTGCGTGCACATGGCCTGCGGCGCCACCTACGCGCTGGTGCCGTTCATCGACAAGCGGGCGCTGGGTGGTGTCACCGGCATCATCGGCGCGGGCGGCAATGTGGGTGCCGTCGCCGCCGGCTTCCTGATGAAGGGCGTGGGCAGCACGCAGCAGACGCTGTCGATCCTGGGCTTCCTGGTGCTGATCTCGGCCGCCTGCGCCATCGCGCTGCGGTTCTCGGCCGCCACCAACGAAGAACATGCGCTGGCCCGCGCCGCCGCCTGA
- a CDS encoding ANTAR domain-containing response regulator: MSRHLRIVVVHPPHESDASLRAAALHEGLHEAGYELVASLPADFHLPEEIARLQPDMIIVDAESDARDVLEHIVVATRDERRPIVMFTEDDKQSSMDAAMEAGVSAYIVAGLKPERIKPVLSVALARFRKEQKLLDELQDTKLKLAERKVVDRAKGLLMSRHGMTEEQAYQRLRTMAMNKNLKLAEIAQRILDVEDLLG, from the coding sequence ATGAGCCGTCATCTCCGCATCGTCGTAGTTCACCCTCCTCACGAAAGTGATGCGTCGCTGCGTGCCGCCGCGCTGCACGAAGGCCTTCACGAGGCCGGATACGAGCTGGTGGCATCGCTGCCGGCCGATTTTCATCTGCCCGAGGAGATCGCCCGCCTGCAGCCGGACATGATCATCGTCGATGCCGAGTCCGATGCGCGCGACGTGCTGGAACACATCGTCGTGGCCACCCGCGACGAGCGCCGCCCCATCGTCATGTTCACAGAGGACGACAAGCAGTCGTCGATGGACGCGGCGATGGAGGCGGGCGTCTCGGCCTACATCGTCGCCGGCCTGAAGCCGGAGCGCATCAAGCCGGTGCTCAGCGTGGCGCTGGCGCGCTTTCGCAAGGAGCAGAAGCTGCTGGACGAGCTGCAGGACACGAAACTCAAGCTGGCCGAGCGCAAGGTCGTCGACCGTGCCAAGGGCCTCCTGATGAGCCGCCACGGCATGACGGAGGAGCAGGCCTACCAGCGCCTGCGGACGATGGCGATGAACAAGAACCTGAAGCTGGCCGAGATCGCCCAGCGGATACTGGATGTGGAGGACTTGCTGGGTTGA
- a CDS encoding nitrate reductase has translation MNLSQQHLSIATTCPYCGVGCGVKAVPQGPQAATVSGDPDHPANFGRLCVKGSALGETLGLDGRLLHPQVREDGQLRQVSWDEALDRAAGQWRAIVDEHGPDAVALYVSGQLLTEDYYVANKLMKGYVGSANIDTNSRLCMSSAVAGHKRAFGEDMVPVNYDDLESADMIVLVGSNLAWCHPILFQRITRAKEARPEMKLVVIDPRRTATCELADQHLPVKPGTDVWLFNGLLAYLSRGDAVDAAFIANHTRGLNEALEAADLTPEAVAKACRLPLEDVLAFYESFAATPKAITGFSMGVNQSSAGTDKVNAIINCHLVTGRIGKPGMGPFSITGQPNAMGGREVGGLANMLAAHLDLDKPEHRTAVREFWDSPRIADKPGLKAVDLFQAIESGKVKAVWVIATNPMVSLPDADQVRRALSKAELVIASDVVQETDTNAFAHVLLPALAWAEKDGTVTNSERRISRQRAFLPAPGEAKGDWQILCEFAQRLGYAGFDFKHQSEIFAEHARLSAWRNTQEELPRLFDIGALATLDRAGYDSLQPVQWPLGRRVFADHRFSFPDGRARFVPTVPRLPVNTAGGEYPLVLNTGRVRDQWHTMTRTGRAPKLAEHTPESFVDLHPQDALLCGVRDGELARISSQWGSMVARVRHGGGIARGSVFVPIHWNGQTASDARVGAVVNPVVDPVSGEPEFKHTPVVVDRFPVQWHGFVLSRTALDLDKVAYWTRAQGAGFTRYEMAGRNRIADFGTWARELLGVDDDDADWLEYADRSAGVYRAVHIVDDRIAKCIFVSPRPDLPERAWLAGLFSNAALADAERAGVLAGRPLAQGADTGPTVCSCFGVGRNTICNAIRDKDLKTTAEVTACVKAGGNCGSCVPEIRQLLAEVRVPA, from the coding sequence GTGAACCTGTCCCAGCAACATCTGTCCATCGCCACCACCTGTCCCTATTGCGGCGTCGGCTGCGGCGTCAAGGCCGTGCCGCAGGGGCCGCAGGCGGCCACCGTGTCCGGCGATCCCGACCACCCGGCGAACTTCGGCCGGCTGTGCGTGAAGGGATCGGCGCTCGGCGAAACGCTGGGCCTCGATGGGCGGCTGCTGCATCCACAGGTCCGTGAAGATGGCCAACTGCGGCAGGTGTCGTGGGACGAAGCGCTGGACCGGGCCGCCGGCCAATGGCGCGCGATCGTCGACGAGCACGGGCCCGACGCGGTGGCGCTGTATGTGTCCGGCCAGTTGCTGACGGAAGATTATTACGTCGCCAACAAGCTGATGAAGGGCTATGTCGGCAGCGCCAACATCGACACCAACTCGCGGCTGTGCATGTCGTCCGCCGTGGCGGGGCACAAGCGGGCATTCGGCGAAGACATGGTGCCGGTGAACTACGACGACCTGGAAAGCGCCGACATGATCGTGCTGGTCGGCTCGAACCTCGCATGGTGCCACCCGATCCTGTTCCAGCGCATCACGCGCGCGAAGGAAGCCCGGCCGGAGATGAAGCTGGTCGTCATCGATCCGCGCCGCACCGCCACGTGCGAACTGGCCGACCAGCACCTGCCGGTGAAGCCGGGCACTGACGTCTGGCTGTTCAATGGCTTGCTGGCCTACCTGTCGCGCGGCGATGCGGTCGATGCGGCATTCATCGCCAACCACACGCGCGGCCTGAACGAAGCCCTGGAAGCGGCCGACCTCACGCCCGAAGCGGTGGCCAAGGCGTGCCGGCTGCCGCTGGAAGACGTGCTGGCGTTCTATGAATCGTTCGCCGCCACGCCGAAAGCGATCACCGGCTTTTCAATGGGCGTGAACCAGTCGTCCGCCGGTACCGACAAGGTCAACGCGATCATCAACTGCCACCTCGTCACGGGCCGGATCGGCAAGCCGGGCATGGGGCCGTTCTCGATCACGGGCCAGCCGAACGCGATGGGCGGCCGCGAGGTCGGGGGGCTTGCCAATATGCTGGCGGCCCACCTGGACCTGGACAAACCCGAACACCGCACCGCCGTGCGCGAGTTCTGGGATTCGCCGCGCATCGCCGACAAGCCGGGCCTGAAGGCCGTGGACCTGTTCCAGGCTATCGAATCCGGTAAAGTCAAAGCGGTGTGGGTGATCGCCACCAATCCGATGGTCAGCCTGCCGGATGCCGACCAGGTACGCCGCGCGCTGTCCAAAGCCGAGCTGGTGATCGCCAGCGACGTGGTGCAGGAGACCGACACGAACGCCTTCGCCCACGTGCTGCTGCCGGCGTTGGCCTGGGCCGAAAAGGATGGCACGGTCACCAATTCCGAGCGCCGCATCTCGCGCCAGCGCGCCTTCCTGCCGGCGCCGGGCGAGGCGAAGGGCGACTGGCAGATCCTGTGCGAGTTTGCGCAGCGCCTCGGCTACGCCGGCTTCGATTTCAAACACCAGTCCGAGATCTTTGCGGAACATGCGCGGCTGTCGGCATGGCGCAATACGCAGGAAGAGCTGCCGCGCCTGTTCGACATCGGCGCGCTGGCCACGCTCGACCGTGCCGGCTACGACAGCCTGCAGCCGGTGCAGTGGCCGCTGGGCCGCCGCGTCTTCGCCGACCACCGCTTCTCGTTCCCGGACGGGCGCGCCCGCTTCGTGCCCACGGTGCCGCGCCTGCCCGTCAATACGGCCGGCGGCGAATATCCGCTGGTGCTGAACACGGGCCGCGTGCGCGACCAGTGGCACACCATGACGCGTACTGGCCGCGCGCCCAAGCTGGCCGAGCACACACCGGAATCGTTCGTCGACCTGCACCCGCAGGATGCGCTGCTGTGCGGCGTGCGCGACGGCGAGCTGGCGCGCATCTCGTCGCAGTGGGGCAGCATGGTGGCGCGCGTGCGCCATGGCGGCGGCATTGCCCGCGGCAGCGTGTTCGTGCCGATCCACTGGAACGGGCAGACGGCGTCGGACGCGCGCGTGGGCGCCGTCGTGAACCCGGTCGTCGATCCCGTGTCGGGCGAGCCGGAATTCAAGCACACGCCGGTGGTGGTCGACCGCTTCCCCGTGCAGTGGCACGGCTTCGTGCTGTCGCGTACAGCGCTCGACCTGGACAAGGTGGCGTACTGGACCCGCGCCCAGGGCGCCGGTTTTACCCGCTATGAAATGGCGGGCCGCAACCGCATTGCCGATTTCGGCACCTGGGCACGCGAACTGCTGGGCGTCGACGACGACGATGCCGACTGGCTCGAATACGCCGACCGCAGCGCCGGCGTGTACCGCGCCGTGCACATCGTCGACGACCGCATTGCGAAGTGTATCTTCGTGTCGCCACGGCCCGACCTGCCCGAGCGGGCCTGGCTGGCCGGCCTGTTCTCGAACGCGGCACTGGCCGATGCCGAGCGCGCCGGCGTGCTGGCCGGCCGCCCGCTGGCGCAGGGCGCCGATACCGGGCCGACCGTGTGCTCGTGCTTCGGCGTGGGCCGCAACACGATCTGCAACGCGATCCGCGACAAGGACCTCAAGACGACCGCCGAGGTCACCGCCTGCGTGAAGGCGGGCGGCAATTGCGGCTCGTGCGTGCCGGAGATCCGGCAGTTGCTGGCCGAGGTGCGGGTGCCGGCGTAA
- the nirD gene encoding nitrite reductase small subunit NirD — translation MKRENEAANWTAICGVEDIVPNTGVCALLNNEQVAVFRLHDGTDTRVFAIGNYDPNSEASVLSRGLVGSLGERLVVASPIYKHHFDLQTGECLEAPENSVPTWPARIEAGKVWVGA, via the coding sequence ATGAAACGTGAAAACGAAGCCGCCAACTGGACCGCGATCTGCGGCGTGGAAGACATCGTGCCGAACACCGGCGTGTGCGCCCTGCTGAACAACGAGCAGGTGGCCGTGTTCCGCCTGCATGACGGCACCGACACGCGTGTGTTCGCCATCGGGAACTACGATCCGAACTCGGAAGCGTCCGTGCTGTCGCGCGGCCTGGTGGGCAGCCTGGGCGAGCGCCTCGTCGTGGCTTCGCCGATCTACAAGCACCATTTTGACCTGCAGACGGGCGAATGCCTGGAAGCGCCGGAAAACTCGGTACCCACCTGGCCGGCACGGATCGAAGCCGGCAAGGTATGGGTCGGGGCCTGA
- a CDS encoding NAD(P)/FAD-dependent oxidoreductase produces MKPALVVIGNGMAGMRTVEELLALAPDLYEITVFGAEPHGNYNRILLSPVLAGEKSVDDIMLNTREWYDANGITLHAGDPVVHIDRRRRIVRAQSGHEVRYDRLLIATGSKPFIIPVPGHELPGVLAFRDIADVEGMMAAARDHKHAVVIGGGLLGLEAANGLLKQGMAVTVVHVTDALMNQQLDKPAAQLLQRALEARGLTFMLEAQTAEIVGPDRVTAVRFKDGTEIPADLVVMTAGVRPNIELAKSAGLHCERAIVVDDTLQSYDPRVYAVGECVQHRRATFGLVAPIWEQAKVCAAHLAGAGHRRYVQQASPTRLKVTGIELYSVGDFIGAEGSEDLVLRDARRGVYKRLVLDGPCLVGAVLYGDVQDGPWYFDLIQRGADISAMRHQLLFGPALAA; encoded by the coding sequence ATGAAACCCGCCCTGGTCGTCATCGGCAACGGCATGGCCGGCATGCGCACGGTCGAGGAGCTGCTCGCGCTGGCCCCCGACCTGTACGAGATCACCGTGTTCGGCGCCGAACCGCACGGCAACTACAACCGAATCCTGCTGTCACCCGTGCTGGCCGGCGAAAAGTCGGTCGACGACATCATGCTCAACACGCGCGAATGGTATGACGCGAACGGCATCACGCTGCACGCCGGCGACCCGGTGGTGCACATCGACCGCCGCCGCCGCATCGTGCGTGCGCAGTCCGGCCATGAAGTGCGCTATGACCGGCTGCTGATTGCGACCGGGTCGAAGCCGTTCATCATTCCCGTGCCGGGCCACGAGCTGCCCGGCGTGCTGGCGTTTCGCGATATCGCCGACGTCGAGGGCATGATGGCCGCCGCGCGCGACCACAAGCACGCCGTCGTCATCGGCGGTGGCCTGCTGGGGCTGGAGGCCGCCAACGGCCTGCTGAAGCAGGGCATGGCGGTCACGGTGGTGCACGTGACTGATGCGCTGATGAACCAGCAGCTCGACAAGCCGGCCGCGCAACTGCTGCAGCGCGCGCTCGAGGCACGCGGCCTCACATTCATGCTGGAAGCGCAGACCGCCGAGATCGTCGGCCCCGACCGCGTCACAGCCGTGCGCTTCAAGGATGGCACCGAAATCCCGGCGGACCTGGTGGTGATGACGGCCGGCGTACGCCCGAACATCGAGCTGGCGAAATCGGCCGGCCTGCATTGCGAGCGGGCCATCGTGGTCGACGACACGCTGCAATCGTACGATCCGCGCGTGTACGCGGTGGGCGAGTGCGTGCAGCACCGCCGTGCCACGTTCGGCCTCGTCGCGCCGATCTGGGAGCAGGCCAAGGTCTGCGCCGCCCACCTGGCCGGCGCCGGCCACCGCCGCTATGTGCAGCAGGCGTCGCCCACGCGGCTGAAAGTGACCGGCATCGAGCTGTATTCGGTGGGCGACTTCATCGGCGCCGAAGGCAGCGAAGACCTGGTGCTGCGCGACGCCCGCCGCGGCGTCTATAAACGGCTGGTGCTGGATGGTCCGTGCCTGGTGGGCGCCGTGCTGTATGGCGACGTGCAGGACGGGCCGTGGTATTTCGACCTGATCCAGCGCGGCGCCGACATCAGCGCGATGCGCCACCAGCTGCTGTTCGGCCCCGCGCTCGCCGCATAA
- the nirB gene encoding nitrite reductase large subunit NirB, whose translation MKIVVIGHGMVGHKFLESLADNPVADMHVTVLCEEPRPAYDRVHLSEFFSGKSADDLSLVKPGFFDRSDMVLRLNARAESIDLQGKTVTASTGEVLPYDKLVMATGSFPFVPPIEGRDRKDCFVYRTIEDLEGMAEAGARLKTGVVIGGGLLGLECAKALRDLGLITHVVEFAPRLMAVQVDDGGGRILRNKIAELGVTVHTGKNTTAIVDGEEGAHRMQFADGTHLDVDMIVFSAGIRPRDQLAKEAGLAVGPRGGITIDNQCRTSDPDVYAIGECALWNGMIYGLVAPGYDMARVVAKQLSGQAAEFAGADMSTKLKLMGVDVASIGDPHGKVEGARSYQFTDERKQVYKKIVVSDCGKYLLGGVMVGDAGEYGTLLQMMLNRIELPESPEFLILPQSDGKAKPGLGVDSLPDAAQICSCNNVTKGAICAAVADGATSIGALKSCTNAGTSCGGCVPLVTQVMKAEMKKQGMDVNNHVCEHFPHSRQELFHIIRAGNIKTFDELLAQHGKGLGCDVCKPLAGSILATCWNDFVLKKEHASLQDTNDYYLGNIQKDGTYSVVPRMPGGEVTPDGLIAVGQVAKKYGLYTKITGGQRVDLFGARVDELPSIWEELIAAGFETGHAYGKSLRTVKSCVGSTWCRYGVDDSVGLAIELENRYKGLRTPHKIKFGVSGCTRECAEAQGKDVGIIATEKGWNLYVCGNGGMKPRHAELFASDLDKETLIKYVDRFLMFYSRTADRLQRTSTWRDNLEGGLEYLQDVVINDKLELAAELEADMQRVVDTYLCEWKEAVNNPETRARFRHFVNSEKKDENVVFIEERGQIRPATVQEKKRVIPIKAA comes from the coding sequence ATGAAAATCGTCGTCATCGGTCATGGCATGGTTGGCCACAAATTCCTCGAAAGCCTGGCGGACAATCCCGTCGCCGACATGCATGTCACGGTGCTGTGCGAAGAACCACGGCCGGCCTACGACCGCGTGCACCTGTCGGAATTCTTCAGCGGCAAGAGCGCGGACGACCTGTCGCTGGTGAAGCCGGGCTTCTTCGATCGTTCCGACATGGTGCTGCGCCTGAATGCGCGCGCCGAGTCGATCGACCTGCAAGGCAAGACGGTGACCGCCAGCACCGGCGAAGTGCTCCCTTACGACAAGCTCGTCATGGCCACCGGGTCCTTCCCGTTCGTGCCGCCGATCGAAGGCCGCGACCGCAAGGACTGCTTCGTCTACCGCACCATCGAAGACCTGGAAGGCATGGCCGAAGCGGGCGCGCGCCTGAAGACGGGTGTCGTCATCGGCGGTGGCCTGCTGGGCCTGGAATGCGCGAAAGCGCTGCGCGACCTGGGCCTGATCACGCACGTGGTCGAATTCGCGCCGCGCCTGATGGCCGTGCAGGTCGACGATGGCGGTGGCCGCATCCTGCGCAACAAGATCGCCGAACTGGGCGTAACCGTCCACACGGGCAAGAACACCACCGCCATCGTCGATGGCGAAGAGGGCGCCCACCGCATGCAGTTCGCCGACGGCACGCACCTGGACGTGGACATGATCGTGTTCTCCGCCGGCATTCGCCCGCGCGACCAGCTGGCCAAGGAAGCCGGCCTGGCCGTGGGCCCGCGCGGCGGCATCACGATCGACAACCAGTGCCGCACCTCCGATCCGGATGTGTACGCGATCGGCGAATGCGCGCTGTGGAACGGCATGATCTACGGCCTCGTCGCGCCGGGCTACGACATGGCCCGCGTGGTGGCGAAGCAGCTGTCTGGCCAGGCCGCCGAATTCGCCGGCGCCGACATGAGCACGAAGCTGAAGCTGATGGGCGTGGACGTGGCCTCGATCGGCGACCCGCACGGCAAGGTGGAAGGCGCGCGCAGCTACCAGTTCACCGACGAGCGCAAGCAGGTCTACAAGAAGATCGTCGTGTCCGATTGCGGCAAGTACCTGCTGGGCGGCGTGATGGTCGGCGACGCCGGCGAATACGGCACGCTGCTGCAGATGATGCTGAACCGGATCGAGCTGCCCGAGTCGCCCGAATTCCTGATCCTGCCGCAATCCGATGGCAAGGCGAAACCGGGCCTGGGCGTGGATTCGCTGCCGGACGCCGCGCAGATCTGCTCGTGCAACAACGTGACCAAGGGCGCGATCTGCGCCGCGGTGGCAGACGGCGCCACGTCGATCGGTGCGCTGAAGAGCTGCACCAACGCCGGCACCTCGTGCGGCGGCTGCGTGCCGCTGGTCACGCAGGTCATGAAGGCCGAGATGAAGAAGCAGGGCATGGATGTCAACAACCATGTCTGCGAACACTTCCCGCACTCGCGCCAGGAACTGTTCCACATCATCCGCGCCGGCAATATCAAGACCTTCGACGAACTGCTGGCCCAGCATGGCAAGGGCCTCGGTTGCGACGTTTGCAAGCCGCTGGCCGGCTCGATCCTGGCCACGTGCTGGAACGATTTCGTGCTGAAGAAGGAACACGCCAGCCTGCAGGACACGAACGACTACTACCTGGGCAACATCCAGAAGGATGGCACGTACTCGGTGGTGCCGCGCATGCCGGGTGGCGAAGTGACGCCCGACGGCCTGATCGCCGTGGGCCAGGTGGCCAAGAAATATGGCCTGTACACCAAGATCACGGGCGGCCAGCGCGTCGACCTGTTCGGTGCCCGCGTCGATGAACTGCCATCGATCTGGGAAGAGCTGATCGCCGCCGGCTTCGAGACCGGTCACGCCTACGGCAAGTCGCTGCGCACCGTGAAGTCGTGCGTGGGTTCCACCTGGTGCCGCTATGGCGTGGACGACAGCGTGGGCCTGGCGATCGAACTGGAGAACCGCTACAAGGGCCTGCGCACGCCGCACAAGATCAAGTTCGGCGTATCGGGTTGCACCCGCGAGTGCGCCGAGGCGCAAGGCAAGGACGTGGGCATCATCGCCACCGAAAAGGGCTGGAACCTGTACGTGTGCGGCAACGGCGGCATGAAGCCGCGCCACGCCGAACTGTTCGCCTCCGACCTGGACAAGGAAACGCTGATCAAGTACGTCGACCGCTTCCTGATGTTCTACAGCCGCACGGCCGACCGCCTGCAGCGCACCAGCACGTGGCGCGACAACCTGGAAGGCGGCCTGGAATACCTGCAGGACGTGGTCATCAACGACAAGCTCGAACTGGCTGCCGAACTGGAAGCGGACATGCAGCGCGTGGTCGATACCTACCTCTGCGAGTGGAAGGAAGCCGTGAACAATCCGGAAACGCGCGCCCGCTTCCGTCACTTCGTCAACAGCGAGAAGAAGGACGAGAACGTGGTGTTCATCGAGGAGCGTGGCCAGATCCGGCCCGCCACCGTGCAGGAAAAGAAGCGCGTCATTCCCATCAAAGCCGCTTGA